The Micrococcales bacterium region GACGTGTCCCGGCCGGAGGACTGCGCCACGATGGTGGACACGGCCATGGCTGAGTTGGGGCGGGTCGACGTCCTTGTGAACAACGCCGGCATCGGCACGGCCGTCCCCGCCACGAAGGAGACCCCTGAGCAGTTCCGGGAGGTCATCGACGTGAACCTCAACGGCTGCTACTGGATGGCGCAGGCCTGCGGACGCGTCATGCAGCCCGGCAGCAGCATCGTCAACATCAGCAGCGTGCTCGCCCTGACCACTGCGGGCCTGCCGCAGGCCGCCTACGCGGCAAGCAAGTCCGGGCTGCTCGGACTGACCCGCGATCTCGCGCAGCAGTGGGCCGCGCGCAAGGGCATCCGCGTCAATGCCATCGCCCCCGGGTTCTTCCCCACGGAGATGACCGACGAGTACCACCCCGGATACCTGGAATCCCTGCAGCACCGCGTCCTGCTCGGCCGCATGGGCGAGTTGCCGGAGCTCGCTGCGACGGTGGTGTTCCTCGCCAGTCCCGCTGCCGGGTACATGACCGGGCAGACCGTCGTAGTGGACGGCGGTGTGAGCATCGCGTGAGCCGTCGGGTCAACGCATGCCCGTGGCCCGAGCCACCAGCAGGCGGCGTCCCCGGACGTCGGCCTTCGCGAACATCGCCTTGAGGTGGTCCTGAACCGTGTGCTCCGAGACCGACATCGCGCGGACGACTTCTCGCGTGTCCGCACCGGCCACCAACAGGGCGAGCACCTCGCACTCACGCCTGCTGAACCCTGCCACCCGGGCGAAGAGTTCACTGCGGTCCTCCGGCGTCGTCGGTGCGAAGTCGACCGTGATCACCGGGGGGTCTCCGGCGAGGCGGGCGGCGCCCACCGTGACCCACCGACCCTCGCCCACATGGGTCCTGGCCGTGGCCGGGTTGCCGTCGATGCCTCGTTCTCGGGCCAGCAACTGCCCGGCGACGTTGTACGCGGCCGCCGGGACCGGCGGGCCCGCAATGGGAGTGGGCAGCAGCGCCCGCAGTTGCGCGTCCACTGGCGGGGTCTGCGCCATGGGTTGCAGATCCCCGGAGAGCAGCATCACCACGGGCTCGGCAGGGGGGCCCGTGCGCGCGGTCCCAGGTTCGAAGAGCCGGGCGAGACTGGAGCGCAGGGCCGGCGCCACGATGCGTGCCAACTCCGACAACAGCACACACTCCGCCGCAGTGAAGGTGGCATTGGTGCGCCAGAGATCCAGGAAACCCCAGCAGCCGAAACGGTCGCGGAGGGCGACTGAGGCCACGTCGCGCACACTGTAGCCGGCCAGCAGTTCCCGCCACAGCGCACTGTCAGCGAGCTGCCCGCCAGTCGCGGCGTGGAGGGTCACTGCCTCGTTGCCAGACAGCGTGGTCCAGCGGTTCACCGCCGTCACGTACTTCAGCGCGATCAGCCGTGGCAGGTCGGCCAACACCGGGACCTCGGCCAGCGGCGCCAGTCCGACACAGGTACGCGGATCGGTGAGCAGCCACGCGTAGTTGCTGAAGGGCACCGTGCGCCGGAACTCCTCGAGGACCGCTGTGCGCAACTCCCGCTCCGCCAGGTCCCGATCACAGATCTGCTGGATGCTGGGCAGGGCGACCACACAGCGACCATAGGCCCCAGGAAGTTGGGATACCGCCCGGTGCGGTCGCTTCTCTAGCGTCGAGACATGATCACCTTGCACATCGAACATGCGATTTCCGACTACCCAGCATGGCGTGCAGCGTTCGACCGCTTCGCCGGTGCCCGACGGGAAGCCGGTGTACTGGGCGCACGCGTCGCGGTGCCACTGGACGACCCGCAGCACATCGTCATCGACCTCGACTTCGACAGCCAGGAGCAAGCCCGGTTCTTCCTGGACTTCCTGCGCACCACAGTGTGGTCCACGTCCGCCAACTCACCCGCACTTGCCGGTGCACCCGAGGCCGTGATCCTGCGGCGCTTCGCGGTGGATGTCTGAGGAGCCGATCGCCGGCGCACATAGGCTGAAGCCATGTCCTACGTCGTCGTCAACGCCCTGACCGTGCCGACCGACCAAGCGGCCACCCTCGAGCAGCGGTTCGCCGCCCGCGCCGGCACCGTGGACCAGGCGCCCGGGTTCGAACATTTCGAACTGCTGAGGCCGGTCGCCGGCACCGACACCTACTTGGTCTACACCCGCTGGGACAGCGTCGACTCGTACCGCGCCTGGCGGGAGTCCCAGGAGTTCGCGGCGGGCCATGGCGGGGGGCGGCCTGCGGCCACCGGGTCCGACATCTGGGAGTTCGAGGTCTGCTGAGTGCGTCTCGAGGACCTCGCCCGCTGGTTGCTCGCTGCGTTCATGGCGACGGCCGGGGTCGGGCACTTCCTGGCCGCCGACTCGTTCACCGCACAGGTGCCGCCGTGGCTGCCGATGCCCGGGCTGGTCATCGCCGTCTCGGGAATCGTCGAGGTCGCTTTCGCGGCCGCACTGCTGTTCGCCCGTCGTCGGCGCGCCTTGGTCGGATGGCTCCTGGCCGCCTTCTACGTGGTGGTCTTCCCCGGCAACATCTCGCAGTTCGCCACCGGGGCGGATGCTTTCGGCCTGGATTCTGACGTTGCCCGGGGGGTGCGCCTGCTGTTCCAGCCGGTGCTCATCGCGTGGGCCCTGTGGTGCACCGGCGCCTGGCGGGCGTGGCGGGAGCGACGCCGTCAGACCACGTGATGCGGGTGCTCACCCGTCCGGTTCTGGAACGAGAGGATCTTCGGGTTCCGCACGACCCCGTCACGAATCTCGATCGCCGACCGGATGCTCGGGTCATCCTCCCAGGCCTGCGGGCCATCCATCACGGGCCGCAGGAACGGGATGAGCGCCTCGGAGATCCCCCACGTCGCGGAGTTCCACAGGTAACTCGGGCTGTGATCGACGCCGTAATAGTGGATGCCCTGGCCGACGACGAACATGGGCTCCTCGAACGAGGTCGGCCGCGCGAAGTCGAAGCCCATGCCGCGGTCGCAGGAGACGTCGACGACCAGGTGCCCCATGGGGAAGATCGGGAGTTCTGCGTCCAGGACGAACATCATCGGGTTGTCG contains the following coding sequences:
- a CDS encoding 3-oxoacyl-ACP reductase FabG — its product is MSVLDSFRLDGKVALVTGASSGLGVAIAHGLAEAGADVVVGARRAERLADTVAGIEATGRRGLAVATDVSRPEDCATMVDTAMAELGRVDVLVNNAGIGTAVPATKETPEQFREVIDVNLNGCYWMAQACGRVMQPGSSIVNISSVLALTTAGLPQAAYAASKSGLLGLTRDLAQQWAARKGIRVNAIAPGFFPTEMTDEYHPGYLESLQHRVLLGRMGELPELAATVVFLASPAAGYMTGQTVVVDGGVSIA
- a CDS encoding helix-turn-helix transcriptional regulator, which translates into the protein MFDVQGDHVSTLEKRPHRAVSQLPGAYGRCVVALPSIQQICDRDLAERELRTAVLEEFRRTVPFSNYAWLLTDPRTCVGLAPLAEVPVLADLPRLIALKYVTAVNRWTTLSGNEAVTLHAATGGQLADSALWRELLAGYSVRDVASVALRDRFGCWGFLDLWRTNATFTAAECVLLSELARIVAPALRSSLARLFEPGTARTGPPAEPVVMLLSGDLQPMAQTPPVDAQLRALLPTPIAGPPVPAAAYNVAGQLLARERGIDGNPATARTHVGEGRWVTVGAARLAGDPPVITVDFAPTTPEDRSELFARVAGFSRRECEVLALLVAGADTREVVRAMSVSEHTVQDHLKAMFAKADVRGRRLLVARATGMR
- a CDS encoding antibiotic biosynthesis monooxygenase; the protein is MSYVVVNALTVPTDQAATLEQRFAARAGTVDQAPGFEHFELLRPVAGTDTYLVYTRWDSVDSYRAWRESQEFAAGHGGGRPAATGSDIWEFEVC